The genomic stretch ATTATTGCAACTCCTCAAACAGTACAATCCCAAAATGGTTAAAGTAGCAAGGTAATTTAATCCCATCACAGCTGCCTTTCCAGTACAAACTCCTGTGTCTCGTGATCATGTTTTCTATGAATGTTTCATAACAGCAGATTGTAGTGGTTTTCACCGGAaacctgtctctctttttttaaatgccttttGCTTATCAACTTGGTTCTTGTTCTCAGTTTGTTGGTGAAGAGAACACCAAGGAGTGTTGGCTACCGACCAGACTgtgagtttaaaatgttttaatcagaCTATTTGTTGAATTTGTAGTAAGTAGATTATACTGAATGATACACTGTATAGTTACCACAAAGTTTTCCAGAGAGTGAGGCTTTGTATAACTTTATCAGTATTGTTAGTTTACCACTACAAAGACATGTAACTGATTTATTTACCTGTTTCTTTCAGTTGTAGGATTTGAGGTCCCTGACAAATTTGTGGTGGGATATGCACTAGACTACAACGAGTACTTTAGAGATCTAAATGTAAGTATGTGAGCTAGATAAAAGAGCATAATAAATAAAGTAGTTCATGTTTCATGCTTGTTAGAGTTTGGACAGTTTGTACCaacagtttgtgtgttaatgttgaCCAGGGCAAGAACCTTCAGAACAAATAATGTAAATCAATAACATGCTGCAATAGTAAttggttgttttctgtttcagcaTATCTGCGTCATTAGTGAAACCGGGAAGGAGAAGTACAAGGCATGAAGAGCACTTAATAACAATTTTTAACGTATGGTTAtatcttttctgtttgagtttcattttatattttattacatcatatttgtgacataaaaaaaaataatcagcctGCTCAGGGTCCCTGAGGATACACTGGTATAGTGACAATCCTGACAGTTTTAGGCCACCACACACGCTTTTGAGTAAATTAATTGCCTTTAGATAGAACCATGTCTGGGTTATACAGCATGGAGCCCAGTTTGCTTGAAATTAGTACAATGCTTCTAAGCCCCAACACTGATTAATCACTGTTTAAGCAATGGAGTAATTTAATGCTGCTAGCTTGAGGTACAATATCACAATTTTTGTGCTACTATAAGATTCCAACATTCGACAACCTcctattttataaaatattgcttttattgtaaTCCTACTTTTACCGGGAACTATCAATAGCTGCTTTTTATGGGCACTCTTGAAGaggattttacattttctttaagtCTCTATGTATATTTTGGGACAGAAGACTTTTTTATGTAACGTGTTATGTTATATGATAATATAAactgtgtataaaaaaaaaaaaaaaagtaacacaaaTGCTGGTTGCTGTCCCTAATTTAACACATGGATATGCTGAAGATGAAATATCCTCTTATTTATGAGTGTATAGTGGTTATTTTGTCTGAACATGCATCCAATTTCTTTGTGTACCACCGAGCATCATTTTATATGAtggaaaatatttaaacttcAACTGAAGTTAAATGTTATTCAATCGTATGTTTGAAACAATTCATCTGTATCTACCTATCATTCGATCAGGCAGACTTGACATAATTTAACTACCTTTTTTTGTGCTACTATATAAATCACTCTCATTCAATGGTGCCATTGCTTTAAACAATTGTCAACTGAATTTTGCAACACCAGCCATTAAATGTTCACACCCTTCCTGTGACTAGTGggttttactaaaaaaaaagaagctttgtTCATAATCTAACACCAAATACATGGAACATTAAAATAGTTTCTGGCCAATGTATGAAAATACAGGGAAATGCAGTAGTGCAGAGAAGATGAGTAACTTCCCCCTAAAAAGTGTGATTTATGTGTTCTTGCATCATGTCCAGGAGCTAACTGAGCTCCGATTTTTCTAAGAATGAAATAAACTGTCTGGACAAGTTCAGTCTTCAGTGAGGGTGAAGACCATGCATGTTTGACCTGTTGATGTTGTCACCTAACTTTGACCTACAAGCTGCCTAACTGTACATAAGGTCACTGATTAAGACCAAAGAAAGAACGTGTTATCTAATGTGTCACCACTTAGAGTCTTTTGCAAAGCGTCTTCACATTACATATTTCATGTGTCCTGTTACAATGTAAGTTCATTGGAAATGTCTCCCTATATCTGTTCATGTTTATGTACTGATGATGTCTGTGTCTTTTGCAAATCGACAAAAAATGAGTTAGAGATTGCAATTCATCATTTCTATGTTATgccttttgtcattttatttgtcatgttaAAGACAGCAACAAACATTTGTTGGTAAAAGTCTGAtgaatgttaacatttgcttaCTTTAATCTGCTTCATATTAGAATCAATACTTTACTTTTCTGCTGCTGATTACTTTGTACAGTTGGTTGAGGAAATGGCATTCATCAGTTTAAACATTAATAGTCTGAATAGATTTACTGGAATGAAGATTCAGGACTGCACGAAAGTGGTATGATAATTCACATGAAGTTATTTGCAGCCCACATTGCAGTTATTATTAAGTTATTGAGTTGTTGAACactcatgaaaacagaaaatttgcCAGAACAATTATACCTCTGTCCTTGAATTGTCTGCTTAGAGCCCCTTGCAGGCTAAGATTTAAGTTgacaaggttaaaaaaaagactttaaatttgttttagtATAAACCTGTGATATGCAACATAATTTGTGATGAGACATTCTGCCGTTATTGACATAAAAAAGAGTTACGATTTCCTCTACCACAAAGTGATTATATACAGAATATcaatatcttaaaatattcactttactgtttgcagaggaaaagtttaaaaacaaacaaacaaactctgagcAAGGGGCAGTTACAGTTCATATaaagattttaaacaaaaacaggcATTCATAGTTTTTACAGCCTTGGATTAGAGGAAAATCAAATTCAGTCAATgcaatttttgtgtttgttttttttgtgaccaactttttttttattgctttttcctTATATGTAGTTTGGTATGGGTACAGGGCTCACACCACACAAGGAATTGCCATGCAAAAAACATGCACTCCATGTGAATCAAAATCTCAGTCAAGATGTATCAAGCATCTCTGTCCAGGGTCTTTAGATTACCAAAACAACTCAACAAACAAGCAGCCTGTACTCTCCCAACCCCTTATACCCTGTACCCCTTGGCtacaaatagaaaaataatagcaaataactgaaaaaaaacaaacaaaacaaaaccatagACTATAGCTTCCAAGCTCAccataaaatatgtttatacaaAAAGATTATCTTTTtgtataaacatatttaaataaactgtaGATAGCGTATGCCTACTGTCACAGAGTAAACGGGATGTTGAAATCCACAGTCCAGTCACCcagatgggaaaaaaaattaaaagatgtGTATCTACAGGTCGCGTTGTTAGTCCAGGAACCAAATGCTGCAGGTAACTATATTCCTAACGGGCACGCCGGCAGAGGAAGCTGTCTGATTGGACAGGTCCGGCGGATGACGCCGTCTGATTGGACAGGTCCGGCGGATGACGCTGTCTGATTGGACAGTTCTGCTGACGTTAAAAGGGGCGTGAACTTAGCTGCTAACCGCTAGCCGCTGTGGGATTCAGTTCATTCTTGGCGCTGCTCTGCAGAAACGAAAAGACGAAACAGTGTAGCATTTAATATTTACAGCATATACGGCTTAGTTAGCTTTTTGAGCCGTAGCAGCAATTAGGCCGATGGACGGGAACATTTAGCCGGTGAAATGGTGACCCGGCCTCTCTCTCTGGACATGGCATTGTGGCTATTAATGCTAACATAGCTAGTTAGCCTGTGCGGCTAGGTAGCGGGGTTTGCTGGTTGTTGCTGTTAGTCAGAAGGTACACTCGCGTTATGAGACTGACTTAACAGCAGCGTCGGGAGTTTAACGTCACCTGTTTCACCGCGCTAATATGCAGCAGTAGTTCAGCAGTGTCTCAGTCGCACCAGCAGACTATCCGGTCGGTAGCTAACAGTTACCGGGCATTGTGCGGTATGTAGCCGTGGCATGCTAACCATCCATCAGGAAAGTTGGTGACTGGTCATAACGTTACAGGCAACGTTAGCACAGGCCAGGTGAAGCTGACTGTATAGTTGCGATATGAGGAGACGTTGTGTTTATTAGCCAGTGTGAAGTTGTTAAAACGCCGGAGTTGCATAGAGCAAAGGGCCTAAGTTAGCTCACTGTTGACGGCATTGCGTTAGCTGGTTTGTCTCACATCAGCTCAGTTGCCTTGattgatgttgatgatgatggtgatgatgatgattcctCGAATCGTGTAAAGTTGGCAAAGTTTGGAGAGCAGCAATGTAACAccgtttttaatttaatgagcTGGTGACAGGCAGCGTTAGCAAGCAAAATGAACAACTCAGGAGTCATGCCACAAGAAAAGATGGATCTGGATCTGGACATCCCATCTTCATTAGTTCAGACCGATGGACACTTGAGGAGATCCAACAGTGCACCAATGATAAATGGCTTAAGGTTCTACAATATAACACAGTTACAATAACTTAATGCAGAATCTTTCattgaatgtgttttatgtCCTTTTATATACATTGAAGTAACTCCCCGGTGTACTCACATTGCACTGACCTCATGGGTAGAAGAGATGGACTAAGACATATGGTTGGTTTGTGAATTTGTCATTACAGCGATAACTCCCAAGTGTTCCAGAGAGAGGTCCTGCGTAGCCGGAGAAATAGCACTACAGTTGTCAACAGGCCCAACATGGTACAATACTTAAATTAAACACATGTTTTCTCAAGTAATTTGTGTCTTGAATTATTCAGTGCTGAGTGTTCAATCCACACGCATCCTTCCTTACAGGTCCCTTCATCACCCATCCGAGTTCCCAGCACCAGGCTTCATCAGATAAAACAAGTAAGAAAACCGTGtcatgttttgaaatgtttcatgCTGATGGTGGGCATGTCAGACCACCGTCTCCCTCTCAAGCCATAGGGAGTGACGGTGTCAAATAAACATGCTAGAATAACACATTTTGGAGTTAACAGGGCCATCGATCTTCCAGAGTTGATCAATTGGTAGTATCAGACTCCAACAGAGAGAATTTCATCTCCATATTTGAAGTAATGGACAAGTTAAGCTTTGTAACTTGTGAGCATGAATCAGGCCTGAACTGCAACGATAGGAATGATAGAATTTTTAATTGGTGAATTGGAAATGCTTTTTAAGGACACATGTAATccagaaaatgttaaataagtTGGTAAACTAAGACTTTACAACCATTAACCTTCTTGTGTGCCCTTGCAGGAGGAGGGTGTAGACGTGATGAACAGAGAAACTGCTCATGAGCGGTAAGCTGTGTATTTATGAATACACTGGCTGGATGAAGAGATTTGTTTCAATTGTTTTGTTTCAAGGAGAACGCTGCCAACTTCTTCCTTGTTTTCTACCTCTGCACACATAGGGAAGTTCAAGCCGCTATGCAGATGAGCCAGTCCTGGGAAGAAAGCCTGAGTCTGGTAAAGAATGACTTCATTACAACTTGTCCAACCCACATCAGTGTTGTTGATATGTTCTGTTGCTCTGTACCTTCCCACTGCATTTTTTGGCCCTGGGCCATTGTTGGCCTCTCTGTATTTCTGTAGAGTGGACAAGTACAAACATGCTAGATTAACAGTTGGGAGTTAACAGGGCCACCAGTCTCTCAAGGTCAGACTGAGTTGGTAGTATAAAACTCCAACACTCttgattttgatgattttttttttttttttttaaactacctCACTTCATAGTATCATAGAAACACTGAGACATGATGAATGTGTTTGGtaattgtgtgtttgtagagTGACAATGACTTGGAGAAGTCTGCATCTTCATCTCCAAAGCGCATCGACTTTGTTCCTGTGTCTCCTGCGCCATCCCCAACCAGAGGGATAGGCAAAAAGGTATATCTGACCTCAatttgtttac from Thunnus thynnus chromosome 9, fThuThy2.1, whole genome shotgun sequence encodes the following:
- the pabir2 gene encoding protein FAM122B, with protein sequence MNNSGVMPQEKMDLDLDIPSSLVQTDGHLRRSNSAPMINGLSDNSQVFQREVLRSRRNSTTVVNRPNMVPSSPIRVPSTRLHQIKQEEGVDVMNRETAHEREVQAAMQMSQSWEESLSLSDNDLEKSASSSPKRIDFVPVSPAPSPTRGIGKKQCFSPSLQILVSSNGLTPSPIPSPTRRFSRRSQSPINCIRASILGPIKRKGEMETESQPKRLFQGTTTMLSSDVSNLSDLSSCHSPDLLDGSLSSVGSSTDSPGKMEGVSPSSSSNSPFASLQDLSPK